The Streptomyces sp. NBC_00236 DNA window GGCGGATTCGTCGCCGGACTGGTCGCCGGGGTCGCGCTGATCACCCGCTATCTGGCGGGCGGCCGCTTCGAACTCGCCGAGGCCGCGCCTCTGCAGCCCGGGCTCTTCACGGGCCTCGGCCTGTTCCTGTCCACCGGGGTGGCACTGCTCGGCCTCGCGGACGGCACCGTCCTGCACGCCTGGACCCACCACGGCCACCTGCCGCTGATCGGCGACTACCACTTCGGCACTCCGGTGATCTTCGACTGCGGTGTCTATCTGCTGGTCCTGGGCGTGGTGCTGGACATCGTGCGGGCCCTCGGCGCCAAGGTCGACCGGCAGATCGAGCGGGCGGCGGCCGTACAGGCGACGACGACCGGACCGGCACCCGGGCCGGCCGCCCCCGAGACGGGAGGCACCGCCCCGTGACCGTCAGCGCCTCGCTCCTCGCCACCGCCGCGGTCCTGTGCGCGGTCGGCGGCATCCTCATGCTCACCCGTCCCCTCACCCGGATCCTGCTGGGCGCGGTCATCGCGGGCAACGGCATCAACCTGCTCGTCCTGTCCGCCACCGGATCGGCCGGCCGCGAACCCCTCCTCTACGGCGTCGAACTGGGCCGGGTCACCGACCCGCTGCCCCAGGCCATCGCCCTCACCGCCATCGTCATCACGCTGGCCACCACCGCGTTCCTCCTCGCCATGGCCTACCGCAGCCACCAGCTGACCGGCACGGACGAGGTGCACGACGACGACGAGGACCGGCGCATCGTGCTGCGCGCCGAAGTGCTGGGGGAACGCGACGAACTGCGCGAGCAGTACCGGGCCGAGGCCGAACCCAGCGCCGAGGCCCGCCGCCGCTACCGCGAGGAGCGCCGCCGTCTGCGGGCCAGGCTGCGGGCCGACCGCGCCCTCCAGGCCCGCGGCCGGGACGCGAGCGGGGACCTGTGGCACGACGTCCTGGGCGCGGACCCGGAGGACTACGCGGCCCGGCGGCCCACGGAGCGGTCCGAAACCCCCACGAACCGAGGAGACACCGGGTGAACGCACTCGTCCCGCTGCCGGTGCTGCTGCCGCTCTGCGCCACCGGACTGAGCCTCGCCTTCGGCACCCGGCTCAAACAGTTCCAGCGCTTCATCAGCGTCGCCGTCCTCACCGCCGTACTGGGGCTCTCGGTCGCCCTGATGATCGCCGCCGATACGAGCGGCCCGCTCAGCGTGCACCTCGGCGACTTCGCCCCGCCGCTCGGCATCACCCTGGTCGCGGACCGGCTCTCCGGACTGATGCTGACCGTCTCCTCGGCCGTCACCCTCTGCGTCCTCGTCTACTCCCTCGGCCAGGGCATGGCCGACCGGGACGAGGAGACACCGGTCGCCGTCTTCCACCCCGCCTATCTGATCCTGGTCGCCGGGGTCTCCTGCACCTTCCTCGCCGGCGACCTCGTCAACCTGTACGTCGGCTTCGAGATCATGCTCGTCGCCAGCTTCGTCCTGCTCACGCTCGGCGGCACCGGCCCCAGGATCCGCGCGGGCTCCACGTACGTGATCATCTCCCTCTTCTCCTCGATGCTCTTCCTCACCGCCATCGCCATGACGTACGCGGCCACCGGCACCGCCAACTTCGCCCAGCTGGCCGTCCGGCTCGGCGAACTCCCGCTGGGCGTCCAGACCCTGATCCAGGGGATGCTGCTGACCGTCTTCGCCATCAAGGCCGCAGTCTTCCCCCTCGCGGCCTGGCTCCCCGACTCCTACCCGACCGCGCCGGCCCCCGTCACCGCGGTCTTCGCCGGACTCCTCACCAAGGTCGGCGTCTACTGCATGCTGCGCACCGAGACCCTGCTCTTCCCCGGCAACCGGCTCGGCGACCTGCTGATGGCCGCGGCGCTCGCCTCGATGGTCGTCGGCATCCTGGGCGCCGTCGCCCAGACCGACCTGAAGCGGCTGCTCTCCTTCACCCTCATCAGCCACATCGGCTACATGGTCTTCGGCATCGGGCTCGCCACCCGGGAGGCGTACGGCGGCGCGATCGTCTACGTCGTCCACCACATCACCGTCCA harbors:
- a CDS encoding Na(+)/H(+) antiporter subunit C — encoded protein: MTVSASLLATAAVLCAVGGILMLTRPLTRILLGAVIAGNGINLLVLSATGSAGREPLLYGVELGRVTDPLPQAIALTAIVITLATTAFLLAMAYRSHQLTGTDEVHDDDEDRRIVLRAEVLGERDELREQYRAEAEPSAEARRRYREERRRLRARLRADRALQARGRDASGDLWHDVLGADPEDYAARRPTERSETPTNRGDTG
- a CDS encoding Na+/H+ antiporter subunit D, encoding MNALVPLPVLLPLCATGLSLAFGTRLKQFQRFISVAVLTAVLGLSVALMIAADTSGPLSVHLGDFAPPLGITLVADRLSGLMLTVSSAVTLCVLVYSLGQGMADRDEETPVAVFHPAYLILVAGVSCTFLAGDLVNLYVGFEIMLVASFVLLTLGGTGPRIRAGSTYVIISLFSSMLFLTAIAMTYAATGTANFAQLAVRLGELPLGVQTLIQGMLLTVFAIKAAVFPLAAWLPDSYPTAPAPVTAVFAGLLTKVGVYCMLRTETLLFPGNRLGDLLMAAALASMVVGILGAVAQTDLKRLLSFTLISHIGYMVFGIGLATREAYGGAIVYVVHHITVQTTLFLVAGLIERRGGTTELTRLGGIAKAAPLLAVLFFVPAMNLAGIPPLSGFIGKLGLMRAGVADGSVWAWILVIGSTATSLLTLYVMAKVWNLAFWRAAPPGQAADGTVLESDDDSDDDTDEGPDRMPGTGDEGVRPRHEPAGRAVAATLHGHAVTTTTRLPRLMTWATAATVALGLAFTVFAGPLTSYTDRSAAELIARVPYIEAVLGR